The following are encoded together in the Panthera leo isolate Ple1 chromosome B4, P.leo_Ple1_pat1.1, whole genome shotgun sequence genome:
- the LOC122223792 gene encoding deoxyuridine 5'-triphosphate nucleotidohydrolase, mitochondrial-like isoform X1 has protein sequence MPCSEATPTISPSKWARPAEDAMRLCFVWLSEPATAPSKRSVRAMGYDLYNAYDHTVPPMEKALVKMDIQIALPSGCYGRGAPCSGLAAKHLIDVGADIIGEDYRGNVGVLLNFGKEGAPGWLSRLSVRLWFRS, from the coding sequence ATGCCCTGCTCTGAAGCGACACCCACCATCTCCCCCAGCAAGTGGGCTCGGCCTGCGGAGGACGCCATGCGGCTCTGCTTTGTCTGGCTCTCGGAGCCCGCCACCGCCCCGAGCAAGCGGTCCGTGCGGGCCATGGGCTACGACCTGTACAATGCCTATGATCACACAGTACCACCTATGGAAAAAGCCCTTGTGAAAATGGACATTCAGATAGCTCTTCCTTCTGGGTGCTATGGAAGAGGAGCTCCCTGTTCTGGCTTGGCTGCAAAACACCTCATAGATGTAGGAGCTGACATCATAGGTGAAGATTATAGAGGAAATGTGGGTGTTCTACTAAATTTTGGCAAagaaggggcgcccgggtggctcagtcggttgagcgtccgactttggttcaggtcatga
- the LOC122223792 gene encoding deoxyuridine 5'-triphosphate nucleotidohydrolase, mitochondrial-like isoform X2: MPCSEATPTISPSKWARPAEDAMRLCFVWLSEPATAPSKRSVRAMGYDLYNAYDHTVPPMEKALVKMDIQIALPSGCYGRGAPCSGLAAKHLIDVGADIIGEDYRGNVGVLLNFGKEGAPGLRKGDRIALLICERIFYPEIEKVQVLDDTERGSGGLGSTGKN; the protein is encoded by the exons ATGCCCTGCTCTGAAGCGACACCCACCATCTCCCCCAGCAAGTGGGCTCGGCCTGCGGAGGACGCCATGCGGCTCTGCTTTGTCTGGCTCTCGGAGCCCGCCACCGCCCCGAGCAAGCGGTCCGTGCGGGCCATGGGCTACGACCTGTACAATGCCTATGATCACACAGTACCACCTATGGAAAAAGCCCTTGTGAAAATGGACATTCAGATAGCTCTTCCTTCTGGGTGCTATGGAAGAGGAGCTCCCTGTTCTGGCTTGGCTGCAAAACACCTCATAGATGTAGGAGCTGACATCATAGGTGAAGATTATAGAGGAAATGTGGGTGTTCTACTAAATTTTGGCAAagaaggggcgcccgg TTTGAGAAAAGGTGATCGAATTGCACTGCTCATTTGTGAACGGATTTTTTATCCAGAAATAGAGAAAGTTCAGGTTTTGGATGACACTGAAAGGGGTTCAGGAGGTTTGGGTTCTACTgggaagaattaa